GTCTCCGACCTGGCCCGCTTCGCCGCCGAGCTGATGGCCCCCCGGCTGCTGGACGTGCGTACGGTCGCCGAGGCCACCTCGGTGGTGCACCCGGGCCTCAAGGGCGTCCTGCCCGGTTACGGTCACCAGTCCCCCAACGACTGGGGCCTCGGCCTGGAGATCCGCGACGGGAAGTCCCCGCACTGGACGGGCGCCGGCTCCTCCCCGCGCACCTTCGGGCACTTCGGGCAGGCCGGCACCTTCCTGTGGGTGGACCCGGACGCCCGCGCGGCCTGCGTGGCGCTGACCGACCGGCCCTTCGGACCGTGGGCGGTGCAGGCGTGGCCGCCGTTCACCGACGGGGTCCTCGCGGCACTCGGCGCGGCCGGAGGCCGCTGACACGTTCGACGGCGGTGCCGTACGGGTGACACCGCCGGGGCTATGCACCCATCCGACCCGATTGCCGTGGCGCACGTCCCGGTTCCGGCCCCCTCGCATCGATAGATTCCGGTTCCCAGCCACCGTTGATCATCGGGGAGAACCGGGTGCGCACCCGCAGCATCGTGGTGTCGGCCGCCACCGCCGCCCTCACCACCGGCATCGTCGGACTGCTCGCCGTACGAGGGGTGCCGGGCGCCGCGCTGCGCACCGAACCCCTGCGGGCGAACGGGTCCGGCGCCTCGTTCGAGGACGCGGACACCGCCGGGTTCAGCATGCTGGCCGTCTCCTGGGACGAGCCGGACCGGGCCCTCGACGGGGAGATCCGGGTCCGGACGAAATCCGCGGAGACCGGCGCCTGGTCGCCCTGGACCGTGCTGGGCACGGAGCGGGGCGAAGGCGTGCGCGGGGTCTCCGAGCCGCTGTGGGCGGGTCCGTCCGACGGGGTTGAGGTCAAGGTCGCCGGGCACGGCGGGCCGCTGCCCGCCGGGCTGCGGCTGGATCTGGTCGACCCCGGGGCCGACCCGGTGGGGCCGGAGCCGGGCGCGGGGGACTCCGTTCCGGCCGCCTACGCCGCGTCCCCGTCCGAGCGGCCCGACGTGGTCTCCCGCTCCGCGTGGGGCGCGCAGGAGCAGCCGGGCAACGAGCCGGTGTACGGCAAGGAGGTCAAGGCCGTCTTCGTGCACCACACCGCGCAGACCAACGCCTACGACTGCACCGATTCGGCGGCCCTGATGCGCGGCCTGCAGACGCTGCACGTGCGCACGAACGGGTGGAAGGACCTCGGCTACAACTTCGTCGTCGACAAGTGCGGCACGGTCTTCGAGGGCCGCCGCGGCGGGGTCGACCGGCCGGTGACCGGGGCCCACACCCTCGGCTTCAACACCGACACCATGGGCGTCGCGGTCATCGGCGAGTACTCCTCCCAGGAGCCCTCCGACGCCGCGATGACCGCCGTGGCCCGGCTCGCCGCCTGGAAGCTGGGCCGGTACGGGTACGACCCGCGGGGCAGCGTCACGCTGACCTCCGGCCTCGACAACGGCAAGTTCCGCACCGGGCAGCAGGCGCGCTTCGAGCGGATCTCCGGCCACCGCGACGCGTTCTCCACCGAGTGCCCGGGCACCGCCCTCTACCGCAGGCTCCCCGCGATCCGCGACCGGGCCGCCGACCCGGCCGGCGATCCGCTGGGCGGCTCGCTCGACGGACTGGTCGGCTCCCTCACCGGCCACCACGGCTGAACCGCGGCGCCCCACGGCACGCCCTACGGCAGCTCCCACAGGAGCAGCTCCGCCGGGGACCCGGCGACGATCTCCAGGCCGTCCGCGGCGTCGCTGATCCGCACCGAGTCCCCGGGGCCCAGCTCCACGCCGTCGAGCCGCAGGTCCCCGCGCACGACGTGCAGGTAGACCCGGGGCGCGGCCGGTACGGGGACCCGCTCGCCCGCGCCGGGCCTGCGCACCCGCAGCACCGCACCGGCCGCGGTGACCTCGTAGGGCGCGCCGTCCGCGACCCCGCGCACGATCTCGTACGAGGGCTCCCCCGGCGGGTCCGTCCCCTCGGGTCCGCCCAGCGGGGCCAGCCACATCTGGACGAAGCGGAGCGGCACGGGCGCGTCGTTGCGCTCGACGTGACGCACCCCGTGGCCCGCGCTGAGCCGCTGGACGTCACCGGCGCGCACGACGGTGGCGTGCCCGGTG
This is a stretch of genomic DNA from Streptomyces sp. NBC_00536. It encodes these proteins:
- a CDS encoding peptidoglycan recognition protein family protein — its product is MRTRSIVVSAATAALTTGIVGLLAVRGVPGAALRTEPLRANGSGASFEDADTAGFSMLAVSWDEPDRALDGEIRVRTKSAETGAWSPWTVLGTERGEGVRGVSEPLWAGPSDGVEVKVAGHGGPLPAGLRLDLVDPGADPVGPEPGAGDSVPAAYAASPSERPDVVSRSAWGAQEQPGNEPVYGKEVKAVFVHHTAQTNAYDCTDSAALMRGLQTLHVRTNGWKDLGYNFVVDKCGTVFEGRRGGVDRPVTGAHTLGFNTDTMGVAVIGEYSSQEPSDAAMTAVARLAAWKLGRYGYDPRGSVTLTSGLDNGKFRTGQQARFERISGHRDAFSTECPGTALYRRLPAIRDRAADPAGDPLGGSLDGLVGSLTGHHG
- a CDS encoding pirin family protein — translated: MMEVRRAADRYPGGDEAAGIMTRHAFSFGSAYDPDNLGFGPVRACNEESLAPGAGFEEHAHRHTEIVTWVIEGELTHRDSTGHATVVRAGDVQRLSAGHGVRHVERNDAPVPLRFVQMWLAPLGGPEGTDPPGEPSYEIVRGVADGAPYEVTAAGAVLRVRRPGAGERVPVPAAPRVYLHVVRGDLRLDGVELGPGDSVRISDAADGLEIVAGSPAELLLWELP